GTAGCCGCCGCCGCCGCCACCACCGCTGTTGTAGCCGCCCCCACCGCCCTGACGGGTGGTGCGGGTGACCTTGGCGGTGGCGTACTTGAGCGCGGGGCCGATCTCCTCGACCGCGATCTCGAAGACCGTGCGCTTCTCGCCTTCACGGGTCTCGTACTGACGGGACTTGAGGTTGCCGGTGACGATGACCCGCATCCCCTTCTGCAGGGACTCGGCGACGTTCTCCGCCGCCTGACGCCAGACCGAGCAGGAGAGGAACAGCGCGTCGCCGTCCTTCCACTCGTTGGTCTGCCGGTCGAAGGTCCGCGGTGTGGACGCGATCCGGAAGTTCGCCACGGGCGCCCCCGAGGGGGTGAAGCGCAGCTCCGGGTCGTCGACCAGGTTGCCGACCACGGTGATGACGGTCTCGCCTGCCATGTCAGGACTCCCTCATTGATCCATCGAATAGGTGGTGCTGGTGTCTGCCGGGTTCATCGTTGCCGACGGCGCCGACAGGCGTGAAGGGTTCTGCACAAGCTCAGCGCTTGCCGGGCTTGATCACCTTCGTGCGCAGGATGGACTCGTTGAGCGTGAGCTGGCGGTCGAACTCCTTGACC
The window above is part of the Nocardioides campestrisoli genome. Proteins encoded here:
- a CDS encoding single-stranded DNA-binding protein, encoding MAGETVITVVGNLVDDPELRFTPSGAPVANFRIASTPRTFDRQTNEWKDGDALFLSCSVWRQAAENVAESLQKGMRVIVTGNLKSRQYETREGEKRTVFEIAVEEIGPALKYATAKVTRTTRQGGGGGYNSGGGGGGGYNAGGGGASQQADDPWSTPAPSQSQGGGGYGGGAQGGGGYGGGAPGGGQGGGQPDPWGAPGVGGSDEPPF